A part of Anopheles moucheti unplaced genomic scaffold, idAnoMoucSN_F20_07 putative_Y_172, whole genome shotgun sequence genomic DNA contains:
- the LOC128309312 gene encoding uncharacterized protein LOC128309312, whose translation MDPTEKIAELVSDFTRTGLVKQCESRGLSTTGTKEELAKIIVEHDAKEEANVTVFEDTESDDKINIPIMKAEQCVETRDDKRVYSFRDVEEAIDAYGDDVKKDVKLWIREFEDIAKMVKWTDDQKFVMCRKKLTGTARSFIQTQFEIKSYAMLRDALIREFGKIVRASDVHRELAARRKKEKETMLEYTYAMQRIAQAVKLDEVSLCEYIADGATADARERASLYEAKDLDTLKSKLDYMERANKKADDRKKQSNKSFRATEKHHCFNCGSIEHKLAECPTKDKGPKCFQCGIVGHRASECKDKRNTEKRGLKCFVCGTFGHLAKECVKRNVRNENSNVNLEGAQKDSTIVIAIENIEFNALFDSGCLPNLLSIQAYLRIGSPKLLPTTMVLTGFGGMTTKAYGTVIVNMTIDGVGCEGLTFHVVPDQTMPYEAILGRASLEHFGAIVTTEGVKIVPKKENIVMTIDSSEGDIDVPPRYYDTVKSLIDEYEPVKDVTSVVEMKIIVEDDTPILTNPRRFAPKEKEVIENTVCEWLKGNIIQESNSDYASPVVLARKKDGSMRVCVDYRELNRKVRKDCFPMRNMEDQIDKLQAAKVFTTLDLKNSFFHVPIEQSSRKYTAFVTHTGQYEFLRAPFGFCNSPAVF comes from the coding sequence ATGGATCCTACAGAAAAGATCGCGGAATTGGTGAGTGACTTTACTCGCACCGGGCTCGTTAAACAATGCGAATCGCGTGGATTGTCTACGACCGGTACTAAAGAGGAACTGGCCAAGATCATTGTTGAGCACGACGCCAAAGAGGAAGCAAACGTGACAGTGTTTGAGGACACGGAAAGCGATGATAAAATCAACATACCGATCATGAAAGCGGAACAGTGCGTGGAAACGAGAGATGATAAGCGCGTATACTCGTTTCGTGATGTTGAAGAAGCTATAGATGCGTATGGGGACGATGTAAAGAAGGACGTGAAGTTATGGATTCGCGAGTTTGAGGACATAGCGAAAATGGTCAAGTGGACAGATGATCAGAAATTCGTCATGTGTCGAAAAAAATTAACGGGGACCGCGCGCAGCTTTATTCAAACGCAGTTTGAAATAAAGTCTTATGCCATGTTGCGCGATGCGCTGATTCGAGAATTTGGAAAGATAGTGCGTGCAAGTGACGTGCACAGAGAGTTAGCGGCCAgacgaaagaaggaaaaggaaactaTGCTCGAATATACATACGCAATGCAGCGAATTGCTCAGGCCGTGAAGTTGGACGAAGTGAGTTTGTGTGAGTATATTGCGGACGGAGCGACCGCAGACGCAAGGGAACGCGCGTCATTATACGAAGCAAAGGATCTCGACACGTTGAAAAGCAAGCTGGATTACATGGAAAGagccaacaaaaaagcagACGATAGGAAGAAACAATCGAATAAGTCTTTTAGAGCTACAGAAAAGCATCATTGTTTCAATTGTGGTAGTATCGAACACAAGCTGGCCGAGTGCCCAACCAAAGACAAAGGACCGAAATGCTTCCAATGCGGTATTGTGGGGCATCGGGCGTCTGAATGTAAGGACAAAAGAAATACGGAGAAAAGGGGTCTGAAATGTTTCGTGTGCGGCACGTTCGGGCACTTAGCGAAAGAGTGTGTGAAGCGAAATGTAAGAAACGAAAACTCGAACGTTAATCTAGAGGGTGCGCAGAAAGATAGCACTATTGTTATCGCTATCGAGAATATTGAATTCAATGCTCTGTTCGACAGCGGTTGTCTTCCAAATCTACTGTCGATCCAGGCGTATCTAAGAATTGGGTCTCCAAAACTCTTGCCAACCACGATGGTTCTTACCGGTTTCGGGGGAATGACAACAAAAGCATATGGAACAGTGATCGTCAACATGACGATCGATGGTGTTGGGTGTGAGGGTCTAACGTTTCATGTCGTCCCAGATCAGACCATGCCTTATGAAGCAATTTTGGGAAGAGCGTCGCTGGAACATTTTGGTGCTATTGTGACCACAGAAGGCGTGAAGATAgtaccaaaaaaagaaaacattgtaaTGACAATTGATTCCTCGGAAGGTGATATCGATGTACCACCTCGCTATTACGATACCGTGAAAAGTCTAATCGATGAATACGAACCAGTAAAAGACGTAACCAGTGTAGTAGAAATGAAGATCATTGTGGAGGACGATACTCCGATACTTACCAATCCTCGCCGGTTCGCTCCAAAGGAAAAAGAAGTAATAGAAAAcactgtgtgtgagtggttgAAGGGAAACATTATACAAGAAAGTAATAGTGACTATGCAAGCCCAGTCGTTCTGGCTCGCAAGAAAGATGGTTCTATGAGAGTTTGTGTGGACTACCGAGAATTAAACCGAAAAGTTAGAAAGGATTGTTTCCCAATGCGCAATATGGAAGATCAGATCGACAAACTTCAAGCGGCGAAGGTATTCACCACGCTGGATCTGAAAAACTCGTTTTTCCACGTACCGATTGAACAATCGAGTCGGAAGTATACCGCGTTTGTAACACACACGGGTCAGTACGAGTTCCTGAGGGCACCGTTTGGCTTTTGTAATAGTCCAGCTGTTTTCG